Proteins found in one Anas platyrhynchos isolate ZD024472 breed Pekin duck chromosome 18, IASCAAS_PekinDuck_T2T, whole genome shotgun sequence genomic segment:
- the GOLGA1 gene encoding golgin subfamily A member 1 isoform X2, which yields MFAKLKKKIAEEAAVAPRAGGAARIPRSISKESITSVGADSGDDFASDGSSSREDLSSQLFRRNEQIRKLEIKLSDYADQIRNLQKIKEKLENALEKHQDSSMRKFQEQNEAHQANRAKMAEGMALALEKKDQEWMEKLGQVEKEKKMLEKQLREMREQSLNLFQKRDEIDELEGFQQQEMAKVKHMLLKKEESLSKAEQELEARTQELAHTKEVLQDASNESSGLRKDLQELQQQFLELEAQRDELRTAETNAENKITALELREQELQTVIQKLSVDLQNAQVAGSGCEKRLEMLQVEHESLKVEYEQHKLKMTFEFAERNKLTEQLQEKVSSLEKKLERNLSGDEHMQELLKEKAALELKLDETRQQILTDRMHHADTVNQLETQNRELEQKLQTTTETLKKIKESAGEQDLKIQKLETDLENERNKLQQQLSSEKHQYEQKVTGLESQIAALQTAWEFDKTSTQHKISQLEKENEHLNESREKYESSLKNQESELNRLKKELSSRETVSTEIAKALEETRKQREEFQQQVSHLASLIEEKDRLIGEKSDVLLKQKEELNQLRQDHEAVLLQMHQLQSDIEACNSQAMEKEEMARKEIDELKLQVSDLEESAGPLNNEHLHPPENRVMEQNGEVAAADVIQLQKDNRELEQQIVEKNKMIKQLQQRMTELKKTLQKELKIRPDSEVPEVREKTNSEVPNTSVTVTNNSDLNDSREINFEYLKHVVLKFMSCRESEAFHLIKAVSVLLNFSQEEENMLKETLEYKMSWFGSKPSPKGSIRPSISSPRTLWS from the exons ATGTTCGCGAAGCTGAAGAAGAAGATCGCGGAGGAGGCGGCCGTGGCCCCCAGGGCGGGGGGCGCCGCCCGGATCCCCCGGTCCATCAGCAAGGAGTCCATAACGTCCGTGGGGGCGGACTCGGGAGATGACTTC GCTTCTGATGGAAGCAGCTCTAGAGAGGATCTTTCATCCCAGTTGTTCAgaagaaatgaacaaataagaaagctgGAGATCAAGCTGTCTG ATTATGCTGATCAGATCCGAAACTTGCAGAAGATAAAAGAGAAGCTTGAGAATGCATTAGAAAAGCATCAGGATT CCTCCATGAGGAAGTTTCAAGAGCAGAATGAAGCTCACCAGGCCAACCGAGCCAAGATGGCTGAGGGAATGGCTTTGGCCTTAGAAAAAAAGGACCAG GAGTGGATGGAAAAATTGGGTCAAGTTGAAAAG gaaaaaaaaatgcttgaaaagcAGTTACGAGAAATGAGGGAGCAGAGTTTGAACCTTTTTCAAAAGAGAGATGAAATTGATGAGCTGGAAGGCTTTCAACAGCAGGAAATGGCCAAAGTTAAACACATG cttttgaaaaaggaagaatctctgagcaaagcagagcaggaacTAGAGGCACGCACTCAAGAGCTAGCCCACACTAAGGAAGTGCTTCAGGATGCAAGCAATGAGTCATCAGGCCTACGAAAAGATCTTCAGGAGTTGCAGCAGCAGTTCTTGGAGCTAGAGGCACAGAG AGATGAACTAAGGACAGCTGAgacaaatgcagaaaataagaTCACTGCTCTGGAGTTACGAGAACAGGAACTACAAACTGTCATTCAGAAGCTTTCTGTAGACTTGCAAAAT GCTCAAGTTGCTGGTTCCGGTTGTGAGAAGAGACTGGAAATGTTACAAGTGGAGCATGAATCTCTGAAGGTGGAATATGAACAACATAAGCTAAAG ATGACTTTTGAATTTGCTGAGAGAAATAAACTTACCGAACAGCTGCAGGAAAAAGTGTCCTCTTTGGAAAAGAAGCtagaaagaaatctttcaggGGATGAACATATGCAGGAACTACTAAAGGAG AAAGCTGCTCTTGAGCTGAAACTGGATGAAACCAGGCAGCAGATACTAACAGACAGAATGCATCACGCTGATACTGTGAACCAGTTGGAAACacag AATAGAGAACTGGAGCAAAAACTGCAGACCACAACAGAAACgttgaaaaagataaaagaatcaGCTGGTGAGCAAGATCTGAAGATCCAGAAGTTG gaaactgatcttgaaaatgaaagaaataaactgCAGCAGCAGTTATCAAGTGAGAAACATCAGTATGAACAAAAAGTTACTGGACTGGAGTCTCAAATTGCTGCTCTTCAAACAGCTTGGGAATTTGATAAAACATCTACTCAGCACAAGATA AGCCAGttggagaaggaaaatgaacatcttaatgaaagcagagaaaagtaTGAGAGTTCATTAAAAAATCAAGAATCTGAACTAAACAGGCTAAAG AAGGAATTAAGCAGCAGAGAGACTGTCAGCACTGAAATTGCCAAAGCACTGGAAGAAACACGAAAACAGAGGGAGGAATTTCAACAGCAG GTTTCACATCTGGCTTCCTTAATAGAGGAAAAAGACCGACTTATTGGTGAAAAATCTGATGTGCTTctaaaacagaaggaagaactAAACCAACTCAGACAAG ATCATGAAGCTGTCTTGCTGCAAATGCACCAGTTGCAATCTGACATAGAGGCATGTAATAGCCAAGcaatggagaaagaagaaatggcaagaaAGGAAATAGATGAGTTGAAGTTGCAG gtTTCAGATCTAGAAGAATCAGCAGGACCCTTGAACAACGAGCATTTACATCCTCCAGAAAACCGTGTGATGGAACAGAATGGAGAGGTAGCAGCTGCAGATGTCATTCAACTTCAGAAGGATAACAGAGAGCTGGAACAGCAAATTGTTGAGAAAAACAAG ATGATAAAGCAGTTACAGCAAAGAatgacagaactgaaaaaaaccCTCCAAAAAGAACTG aaaataaggCCTGACAGTGAGGTACCTGAAGTACGtgaaaaaacaaattctgaagTGCCTAATACTTCTGTGACTGTCACAAACAATTCTGATTTAAATGACTCAAGGGAGATAAACTTTGAATACCTTAAACACGTTGTACTAAAATTCATGTCCTGCCGGGAGTCTGAG
- the GOLGA1 gene encoding golgin subfamily A member 1 isoform X1, whose product MFAKLKKKIAEEAAVAPRAGGAARIPRSISKESITSVGADSGDDFASDGSSSREDLSSQLFRRNEQIRKLEIKLSDYADQIRNLQKIKEKLENALEKHQDSSMRKFQEQNEAHQANRAKMAEGMALALEKKDQEWMEKLGQVEKEKKMLEKQLREMREQSLNLFQKRDEIDELEGFQQQEMAKVKHMLLKKEESLSKAEQELEARTQELAHTKEVLQDASNESSGLRKDLQELQQQFLELEAQRDELRTAETNAENKITALELREQELQTVIQKLSVDLQNAQVAGSGCEKRLEMLQVEHESLKVEYEQHKLKMTFEFAERNKLTEQLQEKVSSLEKKLERNLSGDEHMQELLKEKAALELKLDETRQQILTDRMHHADTVNQLETQNRELEQKLQTTTETLKKIKESAGEQDLKIQKLETDLENERNKLQQQLSSEKHQYEQKVTGLESQIAALQTAWEFDKTSTQHKISQLEKENEHLNESREKYESSLKNQESELNRLKKELSSRETVSTEIAKALEETRKQREEFQQQVSHLASLIEEKDRLIGEKSDVLLKQKEELNQLRQDHEAVLLQMHQLQSDIEACNSQAMEKEEMARKEIDELKLQVQECMLAREHEKNVSDLEESAGPLNNEHLHPPENRVMEQNGEVAAADVIQLQKDNRELEQQIVEKNKMIKQLQQRMTELKKTLQKELKIRPDSEVPEVREKTNSEVPNTSVTVTNNSDLNDSREINFEYLKHVVLKFMSCRESEAFHLIKAVSVLLNFSQEEENMLKETLEYKMSWFGSKPSPKGSIRPSISSPRTLWS is encoded by the exons ATGTTCGCGAAGCTGAAGAAGAAGATCGCGGAGGAGGCGGCCGTGGCCCCCAGGGCGGGGGGCGCCGCCCGGATCCCCCGGTCCATCAGCAAGGAGTCCATAACGTCCGTGGGGGCGGACTCGGGAGATGACTTC GCTTCTGATGGAAGCAGCTCTAGAGAGGATCTTTCATCCCAGTTGTTCAgaagaaatgaacaaataagaaagctgGAGATCAAGCTGTCTG ATTATGCTGATCAGATCCGAAACTTGCAGAAGATAAAAGAGAAGCTTGAGAATGCATTAGAAAAGCATCAGGATT CCTCCATGAGGAAGTTTCAAGAGCAGAATGAAGCTCACCAGGCCAACCGAGCCAAGATGGCTGAGGGAATGGCTTTGGCCTTAGAAAAAAAGGACCAG GAGTGGATGGAAAAATTGGGTCAAGTTGAAAAG gaaaaaaaaatgcttgaaaagcAGTTACGAGAAATGAGGGAGCAGAGTTTGAACCTTTTTCAAAAGAGAGATGAAATTGATGAGCTGGAAGGCTTTCAACAGCAGGAAATGGCCAAAGTTAAACACATG cttttgaaaaaggaagaatctctgagcaaagcagagcaggaacTAGAGGCACGCACTCAAGAGCTAGCCCACACTAAGGAAGTGCTTCAGGATGCAAGCAATGAGTCATCAGGCCTACGAAAAGATCTTCAGGAGTTGCAGCAGCAGTTCTTGGAGCTAGAGGCACAGAG AGATGAACTAAGGACAGCTGAgacaaatgcagaaaataagaTCACTGCTCTGGAGTTACGAGAACAGGAACTACAAACTGTCATTCAGAAGCTTTCTGTAGACTTGCAAAAT GCTCAAGTTGCTGGTTCCGGTTGTGAGAAGAGACTGGAAATGTTACAAGTGGAGCATGAATCTCTGAAGGTGGAATATGAACAACATAAGCTAAAG ATGACTTTTGAATTTGCTGAGAGAAATAAACTTACCGAACAGCTGCAGGAAAAAGTGTCCTCTTTGGAAAAGAAGCtagaaagaaatctttcaggGGATGAACATATGCAGGAACTACTAAAGGAG AAAGCTGCTCTTGAGCTGAAACTGGATGAAACCAGGCAGCAGATACTAACAGACAGAATGCATCACGCTGATACTGTGAACCAGTTGGAAACacag AATAGAGAACTGGAGCAAAAACTGCAGACCACAACAGAAACgttgaaaaagataaaagaatcaGCTGGTGAGCAAGATCTGAAGATCCAGAAGTTG gaaactgatcttgaaaatgaaagaaataaactgCAGCAGCAGTTATCAAGTGAGAAACATCAGTATGAACAAAAAGTTACTGGACTGGAGTCTCAAATTGCTGCTCTTCAAACAGCTTGGGAATTTGATAAAACATCTACTCAGCACAAGATA AGCCAGttggagaaggaaaatgaacatcttaatgaaagcagagaaaagtaTGAGAGTTCATTAAAAAATCAAGAATCTGAACTAAACAGGCTAAAG AAGGAATTAAGCAGCAGAGAGACTGTCAGCACTGAAATTGCCAAAGCACTGGAAGAAACACGAAAACAGAGGGAGGAATTTCAACAGCAG GTTTCACATCTGGCTTCCTTAATAGAGGAAAAAGACCGACTTATTGGTGAAAAATCTGATGTGCTTctaaaacagaaggaagaactAAACCAACTCAGACAAG ATCATGAAGCTGTCTTGCTGCAAATGCACCAGTTGCAATCTGACATAGAGGCATGTAATAGCCAAGcaatggagaaagaagaaatggcaagaaAGGAAATAGATGAGTTGAAGTTGCAGGTACAGGAATGCATGTTGGCCagagaacatgagaaaaat gtTTCAGATCTAGAAGAATCAGCAGGACCCTTGAACAACGAGCATTTACATCCTCCAGAAAACCGTGTGATGGAACAGAATGGAGAGGTAGCAGCTGCAGATGTCATTCAACTTCAGAAGGATAACAGAGAGCTGGAACAGCAAATTGTTGAGAAAAACAAG ATGATAAAGCAGTTACAGCAAAGAatgacagaactgaaaaaaaccCTCCAAAAAGAACTG aaaataaggCCTGACAGTGAGGTACCTGAAGTACGtgaaaaaacaaattctgaagTGCCTAATACTTCTGTGACTGTCACAAACAATTCTGATTTAAATGACTCAAGGGAGATAAACTTTGAATACCTTAAACACGTTGTACTAAAATTCATGTCCTGCCGGGAGTCTGAG